In the Glycine max cultivar Williams 82 chromosome 19, Glycine_max_v4.0, whole genome shotgun sequence genome, aaatattatataaaaaaataataaaaaagttcgTGCGGGTACGTGAAATTCAATTCAACGGCCCGTACTTCAACGTATACAATATTAAAAGGTTGGCACGTTTCCCTGTTAAGAACAATACAACCGGTTTGCCTTTAAAAAATCTGAACCAAAATCCACATGGGTGTCAAATTTCACCCATCGCCCACCAAACTCCAAAACTGTAACACACACAACCAGCGTACTACGCACTCTTTCTTTCCAATTCCAATTTTCAAACCCTAAAAAATCCCGCGAAACCAAAATTCCCTCCCTCCGCACCGCAACACAAAAGACTTCTCCAACACGCCCCACGAAATCCCCAAACTACCCCTCTCACACAGTTCCATCTTCTCCCGCAAGCTTAaccctcaaaattttaaaattttcaaatcccCGCTCCATTTTTTCACTTCTCCCTATATAAACCCTCCGCTCCCAAACTCAAACCCTAACCTTAACCTtcaatcaaaactcaaaacttctcttttctttcattctctctcttttattcTTATCATCACAATGCCTTCAATTCCCGAAGAGCCCCTCCTGGCTCCGAACCCGGATCGCTTCTGCATGTTCCCAATCCAATACCCGCAAATCTGGGAAATGTACAAGAAAGCCGAAGCCTCGTTCTGGACGGCGGAGGAGGTGGACCTCTCCCAGGACCTCCGCCACTGGGACTCCCTCACCGACGGCGAGCGCCACTTCGTCACCCACGTCCTCGCCTTCTTCGCCGCCTCCGATGGCATCGTCCTCGAGAACCTCGCCGGGCGCTTCACAAAGGAGATCCAGCTCCCCGAGGCCCGGGCCTTCTACGGCTTCCAGATCGCCATCGAGAACATCCACTCCGAGATGTACAGCCTCCTCCTCGAAACCTACATCAAGGACTCCGACCAGAAGAACCACCTCTTCCGTGCCATCGACACCATCCCCTGCGTCGCTAAGAAAGCCCAGTGGGCCCTTCGCTGGATCGATTCCTCCGACTCCTTCGCCGAGCGTCTCGTTGCCTTCGCATGTGTTGaaggtatttttattttcatccataaatgttattttgttaatatattatttttaatatatcagaatttattagttttgttaacaaaatatcagtgaaaaaaaattgaagttttaattttttttaattatcaacacaatcttatattttttaggtTTGTTAAAATGTTATCAAGAGAGACTTGAATTGTGAAATGTTTACTTTTCAGGTTGGGATTGggaaaaatttaagttttaaaatatataagtgagaaataatttttatttttaattaatttttaagattgaattagatttaaagttatttttttaaaattttaaaattatattaaaatatatttaagattaaTTGAAGAATcacttatcattattatttatttattaaaaagtttaagaaGTGATGGATATGAGGTGTTAACTTTCATGTTtaagattaataataaaaaaaatcacttagtattaatttttatctctttgaatttgttttgaaattaagttaagTCTCAACTTAAATACTAATGTTCAAATATCTCATTCCTTAAAcaattgaacttttttttttttaactattaagcTAATATGTAACTCCTGTGTTAAAGGTATTTTCTTCTCTGGAAGCTTCTGCGCTATCTTCTGGCTCAAAAAACGAGGACTCATGCCGGGGCTCACTTTCTCAAACGAACTCATTTCTCGCGACGAAGGGCTACACTGCGATTTCGCGTGTCTGCTCTACTCTCTGCTGAGGCAGAAGCTCACCGAGGAGCGCGTGAGGGAGATTGTGAGGGACGCCGTGGATATTGAGCGGGAGTTTGTGTGCGACGCGCTGCCCTGCGCGTTGGTGGGGATGAACGGTGATTTGATGAGTCAATACATTGAGTTTGTGGCAGATCGGTTGCTGGGGGCGCTTGGGTGCGGGAAGGTGTACAATGTTCAGAACCCGTTCGATTGGATGGAGCTGATTTCGCTGCAGGGAAAGACCAACTTCTTCGAGAAGCGCGTCGGGGAGTATCAAAAGGCTTCTGTTATGAACAGCTTGAACGGGAACGGTGGGACCCACGTCTTCAAGATGGATGAGgatttctaatttattattatgggATTGGGATTAGGTTTAGGACCGGATGCTGATGATGATAATATTTCACTGTATTATTACCGTTGTTACATACTCCAGTTTTATGTGCTTTTTTTatagtgcttttttttttttttcttttctttcgttAGGGTTATGtgctttttgtttgtctctGATCTCTCC is a window encoding:
- the LOC100790224 gene encoding ribonucleoside-diphosphate reductase small chain; translation: MPSIPEEPLLAPNPDRFCMFPIQYPQIWEMYKKAEASFWTAEEVDLSQDLRHWDSLTDGERHFVTHVLAFFAASDGIVLENLAGRFTKEIQLPEARAFYGFQIAIENIHSEMYSLLLETYIKDSDQKNHLFRAIDTIPCVAKKAQWALRWIDSSDSFAERLVAFACVEGIFFSGSFCAIFWLKKRGLMPGLTFSNELISRDEGLHCDFACLLYSLLRQKLTEERVREIVRDAVDIEREFVCDALPCALVGMNGDLMSQYIEFVADRLLGALGCGKVYNVQNPFDWMELISLQGKTNFFEKRVGEYQKASVMNSLNGNGGTHVFKMDEDF